The sequence below is a genomic window from Streptomyces sp. NBC_00289.
CGGGTGGGCGCGGGGTTCCACTGCTCCGGAGACGTGGTGCGGCTCGCAGGGACGGGAAAGCTACTGGTCAGACTGGGTTGCAGTTGGTCGAGCGTTCGAGGGCGCTGGCGACGATATGAGTTCATGGCCAGTGGCGGGCGAGGCGGAGGATCTGGCGGCGGCCGGTGGTGACGAGCTGGCCGGCCGAGCTGAACAGGCGGAGCCGCAGGCGGTGGGGCTCCCAGAGCCTGGCCTGGCCGTTCAGTGCGAGCATCGGCATCCAGGCCAGCAGGTCGAGCGCGATCTGGACGATCTCCAGCCAGACCCTGTTTTGCGCGGTGTCGTGCAGGGGCAGGTTCCGCAAGCCGGTCGCGCGGGCGGCCCGGATACGGTCCTCGGCCCGGGCCCGCAGGCGGTGGCGGAGTTCGAGCTCGGCGATGGGCCGGCCGGTGGTGTTGGTGGCGAAACACGTGATCCGCATGCCGTCGGCGTCTGTGATCCTCAACTGCGCACCGGGATGCGGCCGTTCCTTCCGGACGATCAGCCGCATGCCCTTCGGCCAGCCGTCGAGCATGCCGCCGGTGAGTTCGGCGACCCAGGCTCCGTCGCGGATCTCTCCATCGGCCTCGATGGCCGGCGTCCATGCCGCGAGCGGCACTTTGAGGACGGCCTGGTGGACTGCGTCGGTGATGGTCATGCCGACCGAATACGACAGCCACCGTCCGCGTTGCGCGAGCCAGGCCACGAACTCGTGGGTGCCACCCGCGGAGTCGGTGCGGATCAGCGTCCGGCGCCCGCGCCGATAGGACTTGGGCAGCTGGGCCAGGGCCAGCTGGGTGGTCGTGATGTGATCGGCGGCGGTGTCGCTGCCGGCGTTTCCGGGCCTGAGCAGAACGGCCACCGGCTCGCCGGAGCCGCCGGTCCCGTGATCGACGAAGCCCATCAGCGGGTGGTGGCCGAAGGCCTTCTTCAGGTCGCAGCCGTGTCTTCCTTGTCGGAGTGCGCGATCACCAGGACGCCGTCCAGGTCCACGGTCACAGAACCGGTCGCATCCGGCGCCGTCGGCCCGGCCAACTTCCATACTTGTTGGCGCACTTGGGACCGGGCATTGCGGATCGCGTTCAGGGTTCGCTGGCCACCCGCTGCGAGCGTGTCGATCAGCCGGGAGACTGTCGGATCCGAGGCCACCTGCCCGAACACGGCTGGCTCGGCCCGCAGCATGCCGATGTCGGCCAGGCAGTCGCCGCCGAGGGGGACCGCGAGCGCCACATCCAGCAGGATCTTGCCGGGATCGTGCACCGCCCGCGGCTTGCGCCAGGGGGCCAGAGCCGCCGATATCGCAGTATCCAGGCCCGTTTTGCGGACTGTCTCCACCAGCAGCACGGTCCCGGCCTGCGAGACCACTCCACGACCACTGCCCTCAACGCGGACACGCGGGTACGACCCGATACGCTTCTTCACCTGAGAAGTGCTTCTTTCCACGGAACGATCTGGACCCTCGACAAGTCCTATCGTTCCAGGTCAGGAGCACTTCTCGCGTTTGTGATCAAGCCTCGGACAGACCACCTCGTGAAAGCCCGAGGCTAACACCTCGGGCCGGCCGATCGCTGGGCTCGTGCTCCCTCACCGGCTGCGGGCCCGGGCCGAGGACCGCATCCGCGCCGCCCGCGCCACCGGTCTGCGCAACCTGCCCCTGCACCGCACCGCCCAGAACCGGATCTGGCTGGAGATCATCCAGATCGCGCTCGACCTGCTGGCCTGGATACCGATGCTCGCCCTGACCCGGCAAGGCCAGGCTCTGGGAACCCCGCCGACTACGGGCTCCGCCGGCGAATCCTCCGCCTGGCCCGGCACAGGCCCTGGACCGGTCACATTACCGCAGCCCTTTACCGGCTCACCCAACTGCCCGACTTGGCTGACCAGCGGATTCCCCGTCCCTACGACAGCACCTCAACAGCCGGAGCAGTGGAATCCGGCGCCATCCCGAGGCAACACTCGGGTCTTCGGCCTGTACAGCCTCAGCCCACGGCACGAAACGGTCCACCGACTCCGTCGGCGGACCGTCACGAAACTATGCGGGTTTATAGGATGGCGATGGTTCTGTTGCTTATAGCGCCCGGAAAGGGCAAATGAGTAGGATCTACTCTTCTGTTAAAGGTTTTCATGTTGGTTTGGTAGTCAAGGAATATCTCAAAGTGGCAGCATGCGTGCAAATCAGAGGTAAAGGAGTCGCCCGATGCCCTGCGTCGAAGTCTGGTTGGCAGTAGTGGTGCCTTTCGGAGGCGCTCCTCGCAAATTAAATCACTCCGCCTTTCGGTGTGGAGCATATACTGACGGCTTCGCTTTTTGAGCGACTTCACATCACTGTCGTGACTTGCCCACCTTGTTTGCCGATCCGTGATTCAGTTTGTCGAGATATGAATCTAATTAATCATGCTATCAAGCAGGCTCTTCGGTCAGATTGCCGGCATAAACTTGGTGCAGTGGTTGCATCAGGAGGGCGCGTTCTATCCAGTGCCCCAAATCGTCGCCGAAATAGCCCCTCCATAGACTTCCGGAATGCGACCTTTCATGCTGAAGAGGCCGCCTTGCGTCGTTTGCGGGACGCCGCCAACGCAACCGTTTATGTGGCTCGGGTTGATAATCGGGGTGTAACTCGCCTGGCCCGCCCATGTTTGCGGTGTCAGGTGATGCTTTTGCAGGCAGGTGTGCGTCGTGCCTATTTTACTGTGAGCCCGACCGAAATTGACCTTCTTGATTTTCGGTGAAAATTTTTCGCGTGCCTCGGCTTTTTGGTTATTGCCCGACCTTGAGATAGTCATTAGCCGCACGCGTACATAAAAGGAGCGTAAATTTCGCAAATGTGGTCATATTTCACGGGGCTGACGGCTAAGAGGATCACAGAGATGCCGATCGAAAAGTTGGCCTTAGTGACCTTGCGAGACATTTCTATAAATGCGACTGGCGGGATGTCGGTCGATAACTGGGCCCGCAGCGTAAGGAGGATATTGAAGAAGGATAGAGATGCAATGAGGGCTGTAAGTGAGGCCTTGGCGTGGCTTTATAATTCGATGTATCTTGTGCGGGACTTGAATGTGACGACTGAGGGAGAATGGGCACTCATCAGTAGAGCAGGAAAATTGTGGATGGAGAAAAGTAGTCTGCCAAAATGACACCTTTTGAACGCAGGCCATGAGGGTTATTCGCAAGCCCACGGGGAGGCTTCCACCCCTTGGTAAACAGCAACGACCCCGCTCGGTAACCTGACGAGTTCACACAGGACAGGTGTTGCCGGGGCGGGGTCGTTGAGCTGGCAGGTTACAACCCAGGGCCCCGGCGAGTGCCTGGATCGTCCCGGTCTGGGGTGTTGATCTCGGTGGTGGGCCCCGGAAGCAGGTGAACACGGCACCTGTGGATCATGTAGTTCTCTACGCTGCAAGATCCACGAAGGTGCCGTGTTCGTTTCTCCATCATCCCTTGTCGCTGTCCCCGTGCCTTGTGCGCCCTGCCTGGAAGCCCTCGGCGAGGGTGCCGCCAAGGAGCAAGTGCGCTGCCTGGTCGCCGAGTTCGAGTCGGTCACCGATCCGAGAGGGGCTTGCGGAGTGCGGTACCGGCTCTCCTCGCTGCTGGCCCTGGTGGTCTGCGCGATGACCCCGTCCGGCCACGACTCGATCACCGCGGCGGCGGAGTGGTGCCGACGTGCGGCGCCGGAGGAACTGGCCGCCTTCGGCCTGCCCTACCACCCACTCCTTGGCCGCTACCGGGTGCCGAGCGAGAAAACCCTGCGCAGCGTCCTGGGGCGACTCGATCCCGGTGAGATCGGCGCGGCCGGTTACGACTACCTTCGGCCTCTGCTGTCCGCACAGCCCCGCCGGCCGGAGCCGGTGATGCCCGACGGTGGCACCGAACGTGAACAGCGCCGGGCTCACCGGGCGGCCGCCCGCGCCGAGCCGGTACGGCTCCGGCGGCGGGCGATCGCGGTGGACGGCAAGTGCCTGCGCGGCGCGAGGCGCCCGGACGGCAGCCGCGTCTTCGTCCTGTCCGCCGTCCGTCACGGCGACGGTGTCACTCTCGCCTCCCGCGAGATCGGCGCGAAGACCAACGAAATCCCCGAGTTCGCACCTCTCCTCGACCAGATCGACGACGCGGATCTCACGGGGGTGGTCGTTACCGCCGATGCCCTCCACGCCCAACGCGACCACGCCATCTACCTGCGCGAACGCGGCGCTC
It includes:
- a CDS encoding ISAs1 family transposase; the protein is MFVSPSSLVAVPVPCAPCLEALGEGAAKEQVRCLVAEFESVTDPRGACGVRYRLSSLLALVVCAMTPSGHDSITAAAEWCRRAAPEELAAFGLPYHPLLGRYRVPSEKTLRSVLGRLDPGEIGAAGYDYLRPLLSAQPRRPEPVMPDGGTEREQRRAHRAAARAEPVRLRRRAIAVDGKCLRGARRPDGSRVFVLSAVRHGDGVTLASREIGAKTNEIPEFAPLLDQIDDADLTGVVVTADALHAQRDHAIYLRERGAHYLLTIKNNQRGQARQLHALPWKEIPVIHRDDARGHGRHEQRLVQVVTVEGLLFPHAAQVLRIQRRRRLYGAKKWSSETVYAITDLPAEEANAAEIASWARGHWTVENTVHWCRDVTFNEDKSQVRTRNAPAVLATLRDLIRSALKLAGYVNTAAGRRAHTERPRVLALYGIT